From Saccharomyces kudriavzevii IFO 1802 strain IFO1802 genome assembly, chromosome: 13, a single genomic window includes:
- the SKDI13G3040 gene encoding uncharacterized protein (similar to Saccharomyces cerevisiae PAI3 (YMR174C); ancestral locus Anc_6.245), producing MLIRLSRLAHDGRRKKCCFKGTLKSFRGVLGGGGLYAEAIRNVKGNLTIFEVARLFVQHYTLLACQSKGQLVSGQNYLYNDRKNKTVFWVALPSPSKRFNKGKLHSQDTQNEYRSAKSE from the coding sequence ATGCTGATTAGACTCAGCAGACTAGCTCATGACggaagaaggaagaaatgtTGCTTTAAAGGGACACTGAAATCCTTTAGGGGAGTCCTAGGAGGGGGCGGATTATATGCAGAAGCAATACGTAATGTTAAAGGGAATTTGACCATCTTTGAGGTGGCCAGATTGTTTGTGCAGCACTACACCTTACTTGCCTGCCAATCTAAGGGGCAGTTGGTTTCTGGCCAGAATTATCTATATAACGATAGGAAGAATAAAACAGTATTCTGGGTTGCTCTCCCTTCACCTTCTAAAAGATTCAATAAAGGAAAGCTCCACAGTCAAGACACTCAAAATGAATACAGATCAGCAAAAAGTGAATGA
- the DDR48 gene encoding DNA damage-responsive protein 48 (similar to Saccharomyces cerevisiae DDR48 (YMR173W); ancestral locus Anc_6.244), whose protein sequence is MGLFDKVKQFANSNSNNNSSGNDNQTDYVSKAENMIGQDRVSQFKSKIGEDKFDKMESKVRQQFSNTSINDNNDNSYGSSNNDDSYGSSNKNDNSYGSSNNDDSYGSSNKNDNSYGSSNNDDSYGSNNDDSYGSSNKNNSDSYGSSNNDDSYGSSDKKKSSYGSSNNDDSYGSSNKNNSDSYGSSNNDDSYGSSDKKKSSYGSSNNDDSYGSSNKNNSDSYGSSNNDDSYGSSDKKKSSYGSSNNDDSYGSSNKNNSDSYGSSNNDDSYGSSDKKKSSYGSSNNDDSYGSSNKNNSDSYGSSNNDDSYGSSNKNDNSYGSSNNDDSYGSNNNDSYGSSDKKKSSYGSSNNDDSYGSSNKNNSDSYGSSNNDDSYGSSNKNDNSYGSSNNDDSYGSNNNDSYGSSDKKKSSYGSSNNDDSYGSSNKNNSDSYGSSNKNDNSYGSSNNDDSYGSSNKNDNSYGSSNNDDSYGSNNDDSYGSSDKKKSSYGSNNSDSYGTSNRNKSSYGSSNNDSYGSSNNDDSYGSNNNSNSYGSNNDDTYGSNNNNYSSNNDDNY, encoded by the coding sequence ATGGGTttatttgataaagttaAGCAATTCGCCAACAGCAATAGCAATAACAACAGTTCTGGTAATGATAATCAGACCGATTACGTTTCCAAGGCCGAAAACATGATCGGTCAAGATAGAGTCAGCCAATTCAAGAGCAAGATTGGTGAGGACAAATTCGACAAGATGGAGTCTAAGGTTCGTCAACAGTTCTCTAATACTTCGATAAATGACAACAATGACAACTCTTACGGTTCTTCTAACAATGATGACTCTTACGGTTCGTCAAATAAGAACGATAACTCGTATGGTTCATCCAATAACGATGACTCTTACGGATCTTCTAACAAGAACGATAACTCATATGGTTCGTCTAACAATGATGATTCCTACGGTTCTAACAATGACGACTCCTACGGTTCttccaacaagaacaatagCGATTCCTATGGGTCTTCTAACAACGACGACTCCTACGGGTCTTctgacaagaagaagagttcCTACGGTTCTTCCAATAACGACGACTCCTACGGTTCttccaacaagaacaatagCGATTCCTACGGGTCTTCTAACAACGACGATTCCTACGGGTCTTctgacaagaagaagagttcCTACGGTTCTTCCAATAACGACGACTCCTACGGTTCttccaacaagaacaatagCGATTCCTACGGGTCTTCTAACAACGACGATTCCTACGGGTCTTctgacaagaagaagagttcCTACGGTTCTTCCAATAACGACGACTCCTACGGTTCttccaacaagaacaatagCGATTCCTACGGGTCTTCTAACAACGACGATTCCTACGGGTCTTctgacaagaagaagagttcCTACGGTTCTTCCAATAACGACGACTCCTACGGTTCttccaacaagaacaatagCGATTCCTATGGGTCTTCTAACAACGACGACTCCTACGGGTCTTCTAACAAGAACGATAACTCATATGGTTCCTCCAACAACGATGATTCCTACGGTTCTAACAATAACGATTCCTACGGGTCTTctgacaagaagaagagttcCTACGGTTCATCCAATAACGACGACTCCTACGGTTCttccaacaagaacaatagCGATTCCTATGGGTCTTCTAACAACGACGACTCCTACGGGTCTTCTAACAAGAACGATAACTCATATGGTTCCTCCAACAACGATGATTCCTACGGTTCTAACAATAACGATTCCTACGGGTCTTctgacaagaagaagagttcCTACGGTTCATCCAATAACGACGACTCCTACGGTTCttccaacaagaacaatagCGATTCCTACGGTTCGTCAAATAAGAACGATAACTCGTATGGTTCATCCAATAACGATGACTCTTACGGATCTTCTAACAAGAACGATAACTCATATGGTTCGTCTAACAATGATGATTCCTACGGTTCTAACAATGACGACTCCTACGGTTCTTctgacaagaagaaaagttcCTACGGTTCTAACAACAGCGACTCTTACGGGACCTCTAACAGAAATAAGAGCTCCTACGGTTCGTCTAACAACGATTCCTACGGTTCCTCCAACAACGATGATTCCTACGGCTCTAATAACAACAGCAATTCGTATGGCTCTAACAACGACGACACTTACGGTTCTAATAACAACAACTACAGTTCCAACAATGACGACAATTACTAG
- the HOT1 gene encoding Hot1p (similar to Saccharomyces cerevisiae HOT1 (YMR172W); ancestral locus Anc_6.243): MNNQVNEDAIDINLGLSLPTHVSPVAGSESARNNNARTLRSDGHDLDDNILRSSAVISAPTGTSQQTEAIGEKVSNEERMNSNPSVSNSTSAGTGRILSQSLTNDSPSNEISTDQLKIFQRMDEMSARMIEMEESFNQLSGKIAEQNSMVLNLKEDNYKVLNKLNILLKLVAQPIVRQSSNNIQNKYAVELLNSISAVSSAYLQKMQNTGSGKQHNADSYAGLSNARSITNQHQTANVAMDVSANTAHLNSQFSSALTSIMPDQQSNRFNGSSNMNLSLPNPGFGPVLNAQINQNQTQIQNHNTGSHQQINRSPIAFPNVSSDKAFKLNPNGIKRRRRNTQNNYNAGAHGVGTNATHRPISMLSPLTNSHNSTTSMNYTPSSIHSSVTSASNSFHDLNSLNNFGTAAALNLPSLALDNAPFPANPNAIPCNNNNNSQQPMSFSQLINQDSGASELLPNSNSGVNTNIINRNRASTLPSYSKSMVMKSTVDDDGYQEDDDDGDDEGDGRDNEEDSTAEEDEVDDEIETDIKSTSVNKRRRNLHHKRSSSPNGRKKYHDEPTDRNNTNTNSDLHYRILKAPTDVKTIWEEYIAGIRGNPSIKHLESKYGNKWRQNKNKKTFSRRKRLYKFILNGIEKGKTAQEMIEILENKRLYKDDEDGEVKKRTIGWLQESLAGI, translated from the coding sequence ATGAACAACCAAGTAAATGAAGATGCTATAGATATCAATCTTGGTCTCTCATTGCCCACCCATGTTTCGCCAGTGGCTGGCTCTGAGAGCGCTCGTAACAATAACGCCAGGACACTTCGCAGCGATGGGCATGATCTAGATGATAATATCTTGAGAAGTTCAGCCGTGATCTCGGCGCCCACAGGTACCAGTCAGCAGACTGAAGCCATTGGCGAGAAAGTGAGCAACGAGGAGCGAATGAACTCGAATCCTTCCGTTTCGAACTCGACTAGTGCGGGCACAGGGCGTATATTAAGTCAGTCTTTGACTAACGATTCACCATCGAACGAGATATCAACAGATCAGTTGAAGATTTTCCAGAGAATGGACGAAATGAGTGCAAGAATGATTGAAATGGAGGAGAGTTTCAACCAGCTATCTGGTAAGATCGCAGAACAAAATTCAATGGTTCTAAActtgaaagaagataattataaagttttgaacaaattgaatattttactAAAGCTAGTGGCGCAGCCGATTGTGCGTCAAAGCTCCAACAACATCCAAAATAAGTATGCTGTCGAATTGCTAAATTCGATATCAGCCGTTAGCAGCGcttatttacaaaaaatgcAGAATACTGGTTCTGGCAAGCAGCACAATGCGGATTCATACGCAGGGCTCTCCAACGCCCGCTCCATTACAAACCAGCATCAAACCGCGAACGTAGCCATGGATGTAAGCGCTAATACCGCTCACTTAAACAGCCAATTTTCTAGTGCTTTAACTTCCATCATGCCGGATCAGCAGTCTAATCGATTCAAtggttcttcaaatatGAACCTTTCTCTTCCCAATCCAGGTTTCGGCCCTGTCCTGAATGCACAGATCAATCAGAACCAAACGCAGATTCAAAATCACAACACAGGCTCACACCAACAGATAAACCGTTCGCCCATTGCCTTCCCCAACGTTTCAAGCGACAAGGCGTTTAAGCTGAACCCCAACGGGATCAAACGGCGCAGAAGAAATACCCAAAACAACTACAATGCGGGCGCTCATGGCGTTGGTACAAATGCTACACATAGGCCCATATCAATGCTGTCTCCGTTGACGAACTCGCATAATTCTACAACTAGTATGAACTATACCCCTTCATCCATCCATTCGAGCGTTACCAGCgcttcaaattcattccaTGATTTAAATTCGTTAAATAATTTCGGAACGGCAGCAGCTTTAAATTTGCCTAGCTTAGCCCTCGATAACGCTCCATTTCCCGCAAATCCGAATGCTATACCCtgtaacaataacaataattcTCAGCAGCCTATGTCGTTCTCTCAATTAATTAATCAAGATAGCGGTGCTTCTGAATTGCTTCCTAACAGTAATAGTGGGGTGAATACGAATATTATAAATAGAAACAGAGCCTCAACTTTGCCATCGTACTCAAAGTCTATGGTAATGAAAAGCACAGTTGATGATGACGGCTATCaagaagacgatgatgatggtgatgatgaaggcGATGGTCGggataatgaagaagatagcACTGctgaggaagatgaagtgGATGATGAGATTGAGACTGATATCAAGAGCACCTCTGTCAACAAGCGGAGAAGAAACTTGCATCACAAAAGAAGCAGTTCTCCCAACggtagaaaaaaatatcacgATGAGCCAACAGATAGAAATAACACCAACACCAACTCCGATCTACATTATCGGATACTGAAAGCGCCCACTGACGTGAAGACGATATGGGAAGAATACATTGCCGGCATAAGAGGAAACCCGTCGATCAAGCATCTTGAATCCAAATATGGTAACAAGTGGAGGcagaataaaaacaaaaagaccTTTTcgagaagaaagagattATACAAGTTCATTTTGAATGGCATCGAAAAAGGCAAAACGGCGCAAGAGATGATAGAGATCCTAGAGAATAAAAGGCTATACAAAGATGACGAGGATGGCGaggtgaagaaaagaactaTTGGCTGGCTGCAAGAAAGTCTTGCCGGGATATAA
- the EAR1 gene encoding Ear1p (similar to Saccharomyces cerevisiae EAR1 (YMR171C); ancestral locus Anc_2.336), which translates to MSFKFLIESLVLGSVGGQIRCGMSSVIPRDDVSYGGDDADELNMDIMLFAFGTLVVVYIIICIVYFFTKQIATRLITAYYSEHGPGQRISLFSDNDENSSHVHSRRLMENMNLRWPNNLDDINEVRDKLARLSPEEQFYYKQGEEYIKQNPPFLLNQGLLQQSESNSLDANSEDPIMNDQTRQYIQEEGAYAWEFKPNPDMPNHTVIVENKTEVSFLNYNYDASISTNLPIPCTNKVYYCEFKIFETDGPLNSDDDVSKSLISFGLSTQPYPYFRLPGRHHHSVAYDSNGARRFNDSFNLNGQLKTLFPQCEKGDIIGIGYRSHSGTVFFTRNGKKLNEKSVGGHIRGWKFKYLYPVIGSNVPCQIHVNFGTYGFVYIEANVKKWGYAKSNGIKLPPPSYEDYGKDTLLESGGEDNDFDDDFSEGDTDTAAAASTTNVNDDVIIRNGEILPPPPGFEFTMSPPTGKEITNEEINLDSLPMLPPSYSDDEHHLKSDKFAPARRIIGTSRNLMTDELSSNNTDNDNGEGDRDREQTAEFGDYESRMHGM; encoded by the coding sequence ATGTCATTCAAGTTTCTGATAGAATCATTGGTTCTCGGATCAGTAGGTGGACAGATACGCTGTGGTATGTCCTCAGTAATTCCACGTGATGATGTATCCTACGGTGGAGACGATGCTGACGAACTTAATATGGATATTATGTTGTTTGCGTTCGGGACCCTGGTCGTGGTCTACATCATCATCTGTATTGTCTATTTCTTTACAAAGCAAATAGCTACACGGCTGATAACAGCATATTATAGCGAGCACGGTCCTGGCCAAAGGATATCATTATTCAGCGATAATGATGAGAACAGCTCACATGTCCATAGCAGACGGCTGATGGAAAACATGAATCTGAGGTGGCCCAACAATCTTGACGATATTAATGAGGTAAGAGATAAGTTGGCACGGTTGTCGCCTGAAGAACAGTTTTATTATAAGCAAGGGGAAGAGTACATCAAGCAAAATCCACCGTTCTTGCTTAATCAAGGACTATTACAACAGTCTGAAAGTAACAGTTTGGATGCCAACAGCGAGGACCCGATCATGAACGATCAAACAAGACAGTATATCCAAGAGGAAGGAGCCTACGCATGGGAATTCAAACCAAATCCTGACATGCCAAACCATACCGTCATCGTGGAAAACAAAACCGAGGTTTCATTCCTAAATTACAATTATGACGCTTCTATATCCACAAATTTACCCATTCCATGCACGAATAAAGTATACTACTGTGAATTCAAGATATTCGAGACAGATGGTCCATTAAACAGCGATGACGACGTATCGAAAAGCCTGATCTCGTTTGGTCTTTCCACACAGCCTTACCCATATTTTAGGCTACCAGGGAGACATCATCACTCAGTAGCATACGATTCGAACGGAGCTAGAAGATTCAACGACTCCTTCAACTTAAACGGACAATTGAAGACTTTATTCCCACAGTGTGAAAAAGGAGACATTATAGGCATTGGCTATAGATCACACAGCGgaacagttttttttaccaGGAACGGGAAAAAactgaatgaaaaatccgTTGGTGGCCATATCCGTGGTTGGAAATTCAAATACTTATATCCAGTAATTGGCTCTAATGTGCCTTGTCAAATTCACGTAAACTTTGGTACTTACGGATTCGTTTACATTGAAGCAAACGTTAAGAAGTGGGGGTATGCAAAATCAAATGGTATCAAACTGCCTCCTCCTTCTTACGAAGACTACGGCAAAGATACTTTATTGGAAAGCGGTGGTGAAGATAATGATTTCGATGACGATTTTTCAGAAGGTGATACTGACACTGCTGCCGCTGCCAGCACTACCAATGTTAATGACGATGTAATTATAAGAAACGGCGAAATATTACCGCCACCACCAGGTTTTGAATTCACCATGTCCCCCCCAACTGGGAAAGAGATCACCAATGAGGAAATTAATTTAGATTCCTTGCCTATGTTACCGCCAAGTTATTCGGACGATGAGCACCACTTGAAAAGTGATAAATTTGCACCAGCTCGCCGCATTATCGGAACTAGCAGAAATTTAATGACTGATGAATTATCTTCCAATAACACTGATAATGATAACGGGGAAGGCGATAGAGATCGCGAACAAACTGCTGAATTTGGTGATTACGAAAGCAGGATGCATGGCATGTAG
- the SIP18 gene encoding Sip18p (similar to Saccharomyces cerevisiae SIP18 (YMR175W) and GRE1 (YPL223C); ancestral locus Anc_6.246), with amino-acid sequence MSNMMNKFAEKLQGNDDSHEKGKNAQSSKKEKSDMKMDMGMGHDQSEEKRNMGMARDQPEGKMNAGRGIANDWKTYENMKK; translated from the coding sequence ATGTCTAACATGATGAACAAGTTCGCTGAAAAGCTACAAGGTAACGATGATTCCCACGAGAAGGGCAAGAACGCACAATCCtccaagaaggaaaagagtGACATGAAAATGGACATGGGCATGGGTCATGATCAATctgaagagaaaaggaatatgGGCATGGCTCGTGATCAACCTGAAGGGAAAATGAACGCTGGCAGAGGTATTGCAAACGATTGGAAGACATatgaaaatatgaaaaaatga
- the SKDI13G2990 gene encoding uncharacterized protein (similar to Saccharomyces cerevisiae ALD3 (YMR169C); ancestral locus Anc_2.339) yields MSKLYTDLEIPQLKITLKQPLGLFINNEFCPSSDGRAIETVNPATGKTITSFQAASEKDVDKAVKAARNAFEGVWSKTSSEQRGIYLSNLLKLIEEEQDTLAALETLDAGKPFHSNAKKDLAQIVELTRYYAGAVDKFNMGETIPLTFEKFAYTLKVPFGVVAQIVPWNYPLAMACRKLQGALAAGNTVVIKPAENTSLSLLYFATLIKKAGFPPGVVNVIPGYGSVVGKALGTHMDIDKISFTGSTKVGGSVLEASGQSNLKDITLECGGKSPALVFEDAELDKAVKWLANGIFFNSGQICTANSRIYVQSSIYDKFVKKFKETAEKEWDFGKNFDPFDKDCVIGPVISNTQYDRIKKFIELGEKEEKLSMFQTSEFPVRAAEGYFIPPTIFTDVPQTSKLLQEEIFGPVVVVSKFETYDDALKLANDTCYGLASAVFTKDVKKAHMFARDIKAGTVWINQTNKEEAKVPFGGFKMSGIGRESGDSGVDNYLQVKSVHIDFSSDK; encoded by the coding sequence ATGTCCAAATTGTATACAGACCTCGAGATTCCACAGTTGAAAATCACCTTGAAACAACCACTCGGGTTGTTCATCAACAACGAATTCTGTCCATCTTCAGATGGCAGAGCGATTGAGACTGTAAACCCTGCAACAGGTAAAACTATAACCTCCTTCCAAGCCGCTAGTGAAAAAGACGTCGACAAGGCTGTAAAGGCCGCCAGAAATGCTTTTGAAGGTGTTTGGTCAAAGACATCTTCTGAACAACGTGGCATATACCTTTCGAACCTTTTGAAGCTTATTGAAGAGGAGCAAGATACCCTTGCTGCTTTGGAGACTCTAGACGCTGGTAAGCCTTTTCACTCTAATGCTAAGAAAGACTTGGCCCAAATAGTAGAACTCACAAGATACTATGCAGGAGCAGTAGACAAATTTAATATGGGTGAAACTATACCATTGacatttgaaaagttcGCATACACTCTGAAGGTCCCATTTGGTGTCGTTGCTCAAATCGTCCCATGGAATTATCCTCTAGCTATGGCATGTAGAAAATTGCAGGGCGCACTAGCTGCAGGTAATACAGTGGTTATCAAACCTGCAGAGAACACCTCTTTATCTCTATTGTATTTTGCTACTTTGATCAAGAAGGCTGGTTTTCCACCTGGTGTCGTTAATGTTATACCTGGGTATGGTTCCGTCGTAGGGAAGGCTTTAGGAACACACATGGATATCGACAAGATTTCTTTCACAGGAAGTACAAAGGTTGGTGGGTCGGTGTTGGAGGCTTCGGGTCAATCTAACCTCAAAGATATAACCTTGGAATGTGGCGGTAAGTCTCCTGCTCTTGTTTTCGAAGATGCTGAACTTGATAAGGCTGTCAAATGGCTAGCaaatggtattttttttaattcagGACAAATCTGCACTGCCAACTCAAGAATCTATGTTCAAAGTTCAATCTACGATAAGTTTGTTAAGAAATTCAAGGAAACTGCCGAGAAAGAGTGggattttggaaagaatttTGACCCATTCGACAAGGACTGCGTTATTGGTCCAGTCATATCGAACACTCAGTATGACCGTATTAAAAAGTTCATCGAACTCGGTGAAAAGGAGGAAAAGCTGTCCATGTTTCAAACTTCGGAGTTCCCTGTTAGGGCAGCCGAGGGCTACTTTATCCCTCCCACAATCTTCACTGATGTTCCACAAACATCGAAATTGTTACAGGAAGAGATATTCGGTCCCGTAGTGGTTGTTAGCAAATTCGAAACCTACGATGACGCTTTAAAACTAGCCAACGATACCTGTTACGGGCTTGCATCTGCAGTGTTCACTAAAGATGTGAAGAAAGCACACATGTTTGCTCGTGATATCAAAGCGGGGACCGTCTGGATCAACCAAACTAACAAGGAAGAGGCTAAGGTCCCTTTCGGCGGGTTCAAAATGAGTGGTATTGGTAGAGAGTCAGGTGACTCAGGCGTTGATAACTACCTGCAAGTAAAATCGGTACATATAGATTTTTCGTCGGATAAATAA
- the SKDI13G3000 gene encoding aldehyde dehydrogenase family protein (similar to Saccharomyces cerevisiae ALD2 (YMR170C); ancestral locus Anc_2.338), producing the protein MLYQHQPHHQTSERNMLKLYTDLEIPQLKITLKQPLGLFINNEFCPSSDGKTIETINPTTGEPITSFQAASEKDVDKAVEAARNAFEGVWSKTSSEQRGIYLSNLLKLIEEEQDTLAALETLDTGKPFYSNSKGDLTQILQLTRYFAGSADKFNKGSTIPLTFERFAYTLRVPFGVVAQIVPWNYPLAMACWKLQGALAAGNTVIIKPAENTSLSLLYFSTLIKKAGFPPGVVNVLPGYGSVVGQALASHMDIDKVSFTGSTKIGGSVLEASGQSNLKDVTLECGGKSPALVFEDAELDKAINWIAAGIFYNSGQNCTANSRVYVQSSIYDTFVKKFKETAKKDWDIAGNFDPFDKDCVVGPVISSTQYDRIKGFIEIGEKEEKLSSYQTSEFPNGKTKGYFIPPTIFTDVPQTSRLLQEEIFGPVVVVSKFETYDDALKLANDTCYGLASAVFTKDVKKAHMFARDIKAGTVWINSSNDEDVTVPFGGFKMSGIGRELGQSGVDTYLQTKAVHVNLSSDN; encoded by the coding sequence ATGCTATACCAACATCAACCACATCATCAAACAAGCGAGAGAAACATGCTCAAGTTGTATACAGACCTCGAAATTCCACAGCTGAAAATTACCTTGAAACAACCACTCGGGTTGTTCATCAACAACGAATTCTGTCCATCTTCAGATGGCAAAACGATTGAAACCATAAACCCTACAACGGGCGAACCTATAACCTCCTTCCAAGCCGCCAGTGAAAAAGACGTCGACAAGGCTGTAGAGGCCGCCAGAAATGCTTTTGAAGGTGTTTGGTCAAAGACATCCTCTGAACAACGTGGTATATACCTTTCGAACCTTTTGAAGCTTATTGAAGAGGAGCAAGATACCCTTGCCGCTTTGGAGACTCTAGACACTGGCAAACCTTTCTATTCCAATTCCAAAGGTGATTTAACACAAATTTTGCAGCTTACTAGATATTTTGCCGGATCCGCTGACAAGTTTAACAAGGGCTCGACTATACCATTGACTTTTGAAAGGTTCGCTTATACTTTGAGGGTCCCATTTGGTGTCGTTGCTCAAATTGTCCCATGGAATTATCCCCTAGCCATGGCTTGTTGGAAACTACAAGGCGCGTTGGCTGCAGGCAACACGGTGATCATTAAACCTGCAGAAAACACCTCTTTGTCTCTGCTGTACTTTTCTACTTTGATCAAGAAGGCTGGCTTTCCACCTGGTGTTGTTAATGTTCTTCCTGGATATGGCTCAGTTGTAGGCCAAGCTCTGGCATCTCACATGGACATCGACAAGGTTTCTTTCACGGGAAGTACAAAGATCGGCGGGTCAGTGTTGGAGGCGTCGGGTCAATCTAACCTTAAGGATGTTACGCTGGAATGTGGTGGTAAGTCTCCTGCTCTTGTTTTCGAAGATGCTGAACTTGATAAGGCTATCAACTGGATAGCAGCCGGTATTTTCTACAATTCAGGGCAAAATTGTACTGCCAACTCAAGAGTTTATGTTCAGAGTTCAATTTACGATACGTTCGTCAAGAAATTCAAGGAAACCGCAAAGAAAGACTGGGATATTGCAGGAAACTTTGATCCGTTCGATAAGGATTGTGTTGTTGGTCCAGTTATATCAAGTACTCAGTATGACCGTATCAAAGGGTTCATCGAAATCggtgaaaaggaagaaaagttgaGCAGTTACCAAACTTCCGAATTTCCAAACGGAAAAACCAAAGGCTACTTCATCCCTCCCACAATCTTCACTGATGTTCCGCAGACGTCAAGGTTGTTACAGGAAGAGATATTCGGTCCCGTAGTGGTTGTTAGCAAATTCGAAACCTACGATGACGCTTTAAAACTAGCCAACGATACCTGTTACGGACTGGCATCTGCAGTGTTCACTAAAGACGTGAAGAAAGCACACATGTTTGCTCGTGATATCAAAGCAGGGACTGTCTGGATCAACTCAtctaatgatgaagatgtcaCGGTTCCTTTTGGCGGGTTCAAAATGAGTGGTATTGGTAGAGAACTAGGACAGAGTGGTGTGGATACTTATCTTCAAACGAAGGCAGTCCATGTAAATCTTTCTTCTGACAATTAA